A single Agrobacterium vitis DNA region contains:
- a CDS encoding WGR domain-containing protein produces the protein MITQPYHLYVERIAPEKNMARFYTLAVQPTLFGEVSLVRAWGRIGTRGQQMVHLFDNESQAINLFLDVLREKRKRGYQPKRPVDIPRI, from the coding sequence ATGATCACCCAGCCCTACCACCTCTATGTCGAGCGTATCGCGCCGGAAAAAAACATGGCGCGGTTCTACACCCTTGCTGTTCAGCCGACATTGTTCGGCGAAGTGTCGCTTGTACGCGCCTGGGGGCGGATTGGAACGCGCGGACAGCAGATGGTGCATCTGTTTGACAACGAGAGCCAGGCCATCAACCTGTTCCTCGACGTGCTTCGCGAGAAGCGCAAACGGGGTTATCAGCCAAAACGACCTGTGGACATCCCACGGAT